A stretch of DNA from Apium graveolens cultivar Ventura unplaced genomic scaffold, ASM990537v1 ctg6690, whole genome shotgun sequence:
AAGGACCTATGTTTTACATTATTATACATTCTTTTTGTCGAATATACATTATTATCCATGATTCTAAAGATTCCCGATTTTATCGATTAATTCTCGAAAAGGCACGATACCGATTcgatttttgaaatccgattaatatttatgtatttttcttaatcggtaatatagaattttaattaaacataaataatgataattatATATGATAAATGTGTATTAACTTATAAATTACTACTAAAATAAGGatattaaaactaaatataatttaaaatataaagtgCATCTGATTAATCCCAGATCTCCGATAAATTCTAATCGGTACCTCGACCGATATCTTTCGATTACCGAATTTTATAACATTGATATTATATTAGTTTTGCAACAATGTAGTTTAGTGACAATTTTTAAGAGATATTTTGTTagatatttttgaataaatactttttaataaaaataaatttcttatatatttttctcaattataatattaaatatttcttattaataatttttatattaatatttcaGTTTCATATCTTGAGCTTTTAatcatatttatatattaatttaatagGCCAATAAATAATATACGTTTTTATTGTTTTTGTTCAAATATTGTGTGGAAGATACTTGAGTTGTTGAGTAGAAGAGATTTACAAATCATATTTTGATATGTTCATATAGACTTCTCTTTCTTTCATTTTCctgtttttaattatatttttagggGATTTTTCATAAATATACTAAAAAAAGAAAAGTTTTGCAAAAATAATTACAGTTTTTAAAAGTATTTGCAAATCTACGTTAATAAACAATTTATATTGCACAAATACGACAACAATACAAGAagataaaaaattagaaaattggACTTCCTCCGTACACTTCGTTCCACAATTTCTTCATCATCAACAATCTGCAACTTTCTTTTTCGTCAACAAACATCATAGATTTTTCGATTATGTACATATTCATAGAGAGacaaacataaaaatcaattGATAATTTATCTGGACTTCATCATTGATATCGAAAGTCAAACTATTTCTTCAAATTTATTCAAATCGTAGAAAGGTAACTTCTAATTACtgattttatatgaaaattgtaGATATACTTGTTTTGTATTATGAAAGGATTATGAAGTTTATTGTTGAGTTTGAGCAATTGATTATTTTAGTTGTATAAGAGGTTTTTGATTTTCAATATGATTGAGTTATTAAGTTGCATACATTTGAATAATGTAACAAATTTCTTTAATTAGATTATGTTTTTAAGTGTCTAAGCTAAATGATGTTTCATTTTAGCTTTTTTTTGTTGCGATTGATGTGTCTAGAAAAGTAGTTATTCAGTTCTTAAATAAGTTGCataattttaaaaagaaagtgTAAAAGTAATTCATTAATTTATGGTTGCGAAAGGATCATCTAGATGCCCTTGTAATTTACGAGGTTCAGGTTTCAATTTTATTGTTAAAGGATTTGTGAATTCAGTCGTTAGGTTGCACTACAAGAAaactgtcaatagacatcacacattagacatcggttaggtttgccactgatgttaaaagaatttataatatcaccccgtgtttttatgatgtctatgttgttttaaAACATCGGTTCTTTTAAAACTGGTGTCTAAAGTTCCAAAAAAAAATTCACTCCCCGCCCACTTTATTTTTGTTTCCGCCTTAGCCAAATAAATTTCCCCCCTTAGCAAATATTCTTCCCCCCTTTTTGTTTTTCCCCACGAGACACATAAGCTCTCTCTCTCATCCGACTCTCTCGCCCCGACTCTCTCACCCCACCATCATCATCTCCACCACTCACCACCCCCACTCACCAACATCACCGCCGCTCTGCTCACCACCATCATCTCCACCACTCACCACCATCATCTCCACCATCTCTCTCCATTTTTCTATGCTAAGCTCGTAAGAGGATAAGCTTGAATTATGATCTTCTCTACTTGGTTATCATTTTAGAAACTCGAATTGGTAAGTGAATTTACTATGTTATTTTGAAATAGGATATTCTCTGTGAGTAGTTTTCAATTGGGGTTTTTTAAAATCGAAACCCTGAATTTTTAATTttggttttttttttaaattgtaaccctaatttacttatttgaatatgtttaatAGAATTGACGTTGCCGGAGATGATATTAGTATTAGTACATCACTCTGCCTCTTGTTATTTATCTGTTGCTTCAAATTTTATATCTGATGATGAGCTTTAGATTTACTAGAATAATTTTGATTGGTTGCATAAAAAAAACTACATATGTATGTGATAGTTAAAGTACATGTGAAAGAAAACTGATACAATCTATGATCTTTTGTTTATTTTAGTTTTATATTATGACCTTTTACTTGCCTTTTAGTTTGGATCTAGAGGAATGAACATCTAAAAGCTTGTTTGTGCTCGTCTGCTGGATCTTTCCTGTAAAATGTTGTCACTGATTAATGATTTATCACATATTTATGTTCGAAATAGCTCATGTTGCTTTAATTTTGTGAAAAGTTGAAACAGATGTATGTGCCATGCTCTGTAGTTGACAAAACAAAAATTTTGTTGAACACTATGACCTGGTTTAGTTTTGGTTGAGTCTTGTATGTGTCTAAAAATAACATGTTGTTAGTTAAAACTTAAATATGGATACTACTTTCAGTATTTTGATTTCTGTATTATTGTAGCAATGATTCTGTATTGGCTGCTAAGAACTTGATGCTTATTAACAGGATTCGCGGGGATGAATGATGTGGGAAACTTCAGATCTTATAATAAGACTAATACATGATTAAGCTCCCCAATGAATAGGTTTGGTGATCATGTGAATTTCTCATCTGGGCCTTCTTCTCACTCGAGGTTCATGCCTCTGAGTCCTCGGAGGAACCATTCCCAGAGCTTTTGGTCAGCTTCGCGTTGTCTTTCTGTATGGTTTTGTTGTGTTGCTTGTTAATTTCTTGTCTGCATTTTTTTGTGCAGTGTAGTGAACTAAACATATCTTTAAATTAAGCTTCCTAGCATGACCTCTTAGAGTTGTAGTAAATTAGAACTCTCCTTTCTGCAGATCCCTTTTGGGGAATCGTATCCAAGGTTCGATTCCTCAGGAACTAGCCAACATCGCTACTCTTCAGGAGCTGTAAGTGAAAATGTGATCTATATGACTTGGATTTCAAGTATAACCTTTGGTTGACTTAATCTGAGCTGAACTTTTCAGGTTTTTGGAAGATAATCTACTTGAAGGGCCTATTCCTCGAAACTTTGGAAGTTTGATTGGCTTGAGGAGATTGTAAGAATTATAATTACATGCCTAAAGGGTTCTTCATGGAGGGcttttatttattacataatgtGTTCACATTTTTAtcataattaaaacataattacaTATGCTTTAACACTTCTATCATTATTTATCTATTGATGGAAATCTTGCAAACAATCTTCACAGCGTTGTTTCTGCAAATAAATTAAATGGAACAATACCAGAAACATTTGGCAACCTGAGGAATCTAGAGGATTTGTAAGTACTACTTCATCTATATGTATATTTCTAAGTTTAACAGAGTCTTAAAATTATCTACTCCTTGCAGTAGGATAGATGGGAATGATTTCTCTGGGAAGATACCCGATTTCATTGGAAACTGGACAAATATGACAAGACTGTGAGTAATTTTGGTCGATTATGCTTCAGTTTGGTTCTACTTGGTTGTTAGTACATATTCTAGAAACTACGGTTACATATACCTCTCAATAAACTTCAAATTTTGTGCAGGGACTTGCAGGGAATAGGACTGGAGGGTCCAATTCCTTTGAGCATCTCCCGTCTGAGAAATCTAATAGAACTGTAAGAACTGCTCAAATATCTAGCCAATGTTTAATACCTTCATGACTTTCTATCATTGTAGTTGATTTTTGGTTTGGACTTTTGAGATCAGTTGATTACTTCTGTGCTTTCTGTTGATAGGAGGATATCTGATCTGACTGGAAGAAAATCGACTATCCCAGATTTAAAAGATATGCAATCCTTGCATGTGCTGTAAGTCGTACATAAATTTTGTCTGATGCAGATGTGTTTCCCTGAAAAAATTAGTTAACATTTCTTTCTTTTGCAGGATATTAAGAAATTGCTTGATCAATGGTGCAATTCCAGAATACTTTGGAGTACTTGGTCAACTAAAAACCCTGTAAGCTAACTTTTATTATTGCTCAATCCGGAACTAATTTCTGGTAATGGAGTTCCTCACAATGTATGTCTGTGCATGCGCGTGTGAGGGATTACAATGTACTATATATGTTTTCACAGATGCATTAGTCGATACAAGCACACAACAGAGACCTATATTTTTAAGTATTACTATGTAGAATTCATTAGCACATTCAGAGACTCTCCTTATAATAATTTAGTTACACTATTCTATCTATGCATATAAAGAAGAACATTATAAATTATGAGGGTACTTCTGGATTTTCAAAAGTATTGTTCTACTTTTACAGTTAGGTCCTAAAAATTAGCTTTATATGCTTGTGTAGCGTGTGATGTGCCATGTTGAATGCAAAAACCTGCAGAAACATGTATGCTAGGAAATATATCAAAATTTAATCATTTTgagttttattttatttgtttgcAGAGATCTGAGCTTTAATCGGTTGACTGGCCAAATACCAGATTCAATGGCGCTCTTAAACGACCTTAGTATACAATATCTGTATGTGAATTTATTTCAAATACTTATTATAAGAAATTATTACCTTCCAGGAACACATGCAACTAACTCGGATAGCTGGACTTGCATAATTTATCTTCTTTCCTATACATGTTTACTTTAGCCTCTATGTAATTTGCAAAATAATGTACTCAGAAGTGTGACACCAACTTGTAATCGAATGTAGGTATCTGAATCACAATTCATTGACTGGAGAGATACCAAGTTGGATTTCTGGCAGCAAAGAAAATTTGTTAGTTCTTTACACAGCTTTCAGTTCAATATATCATCTAGATTTAGAGAAACCACATGCCAGGATGGATCATTATTAAGTTCCATTTATCGTATTCACAAATTTCATAATTGTATTGGCTGCAGTGATGTATCTTACAACAATTTTTCACGGATAGCTGAATATAACTGCCAGCCATCTAATGTGTAGGTTTCTTCCTGCTTCATATACTCTATAAACTAAatatcaatatttttttaaattcctTTTGTATCTTTTACAAGAATCTTGTATCCAGCATGTCATCTTCAAATAACAATTCGTAAGTTTCTATAGATATGATATCTACTAGTTTTTTATAAGCACGCCATGAACTAGCTTAGTTTATTTTGTAGAGTTGCTTGGTGCTTAAAGAAAGATCTTCCCTGCTCCCGAAAACCTCAATGTAAGTGCAACAACaatcttactcttcaactatgaTGTCGAGTTGCTTCCAAATCAAGATCACCTCCATATTCTGAGACAAAGAGCTATTGTGAAACCCGCAGATTACTCACTTTTATCCACTGTGGAGGGACTACAACGGAGTGGGAGTCATGGACTGGATATAGCTGCTCTATTACAAAGTCCTCAAGCATCAAAGTAAAGTTGTTGCAAAACCAGCTTACTAGTGCGCACAACTTTGTATCATAACAGGGGGAACTAGTGTGACTCTTGATTTGGTTGATTTGATCTTGCTGAAAATCttgtaaatatttcatcaaaTAATCTTTGTAGTTTGCACTGGCAGTGTAgaatttcaaatatatattaattctcaGATCTTCCAATTGCAGCATTTaacttcaaaaataaaaatagtgCTGAAATACTGAGATGCAAACACgtattttaatgaattaatactgatgtcaaaaaacaattgtacatcacttttaatgaataaatactgatatctcaaaaataattatacattacttttaaagaagaaaaactgatgtcaaaaaagttaatgtacatcatttttgataaaaaaactgatgtcaaagataGACATATTCAAGTGTAAATTGAACAGACATCACTTTGTTTGGCATATAATTGATGTTTATGTGCAACTATAGACATCGCATTTTACTGAataaatcgatgtttaatatctgattttacatcacctaaaAGAAAATATATGATGTCTATGTGGTAAAAAACATaactcattatatgtttaatctgttgtaataagtgtaatttatttattaaattatttatttctaacattttttgtaaaaaaacaatgcatggacatcagttttttttttagaaacgatgtctaagctagtaaagacatcgggttatggccgatgtctagaatagacatcaccgacatcaacatcggttgccagacagcatagacatcggtcaaaaaccgatgtctatggacttttttcttgtagtgttgcACAATTTTGAATAGTTAACTAGAACTATTTTATTGGTTTATCTTTTTAAAAATTACATCGAGAGGTTCTTGCAATTTAGGAAGTTCAGGTTGCAACAATCTTGTCAAAACATTTGTGTACTCAGTCACTAGGTTGCGAACTTTGCAATAATTAACTTAAACTATTGTATTTGTTATGGTTGAGGAAAATCGAGAGCTCCTTGCAGTTTAGGAGGATCGGTTTGCAATGATCTTGTCATTTGTTAAAGCATTTCTGTCATCAGTTATATGTTGTataactttaaaaaaattattccaAAAAAGGAATTAATTTGTACTTGCAAAAATTACATGGAGATCCATTTTATGAAGTTTAGGTTGCAGTTAAAGTTTCTAAGCATGTAATGTATTTACTTGCTACATTTTGATACTTTTTAAAAATAAGTCAAATTGGTGCATTAGTTGATGCTTAAAACACCTCATCTAGATGTACTTTAATTTAAGGAATTACATGCAGCAATACATGTTGAACAATGTGATGAATTTGTTTATGTCCGAAAAATACATGGTTTACCCCGTTTTTTCAATTTATGACTTTGCTAATGCAATTGATTCTGGAAAAATGTTCTGTATTAAGTTGCATATATTTTTAAAAAGCCTAGATGTTATTTTTTTCCTGCATTTTAGCAGTTTGTGATTGCAATTGATATCTTCAACTATGTTATATATGAATTGATAAATTCCTATAAATTATGTCACTAACATGTTCTTTGGTTGTGTAATTTTCATTGTTAGGCATTTGTTACATGTTCTCCTTTCACAATTTTTGACGATCTTTAATGACTATTCTATAAAGAGCTCAAGATAAGGGAAACGGACTTCAACACATACCCTTTGTGAATAATAATTGAAAACTCGGTTATGGAACTATCAGCTACCATCTTTAATAGTGAAAGGATAACAAATATTGACGTGTTGATATTCAAATTTAATAGGTTATACCATCAAACGCAACAAATGATATCAGTGATGAAGTAAATACCATAATGATTGGAGATTAAGTGGATTACGCGGACCTAATTTTTATAGAAATACTACAAATACCAACTGAAACAACAGTAGAAGAAGATATTATACATCACAAGAAAGACGAGGTGATCATTGACAAACACCATCGAGATTTATCAAAATTTCAGATTTATGAAGCCAAGGAAACACCAATTGGCATAAAATAGTTGTTTCATGTTGTATAACACAAATTCAGTTTTGGcttcatttttatttgaataagaAATATGATTAAAAGGTTTATGAAAGCATTTGTACTATACCATCTTGTGATAGATCTACATATTGAACTCTTTATGCAACCTTATGTACATGATTCAACTCTCAATGCAACCACAGAAGCAACATTGCATATAATGTTTGTGACATTATTTATGCAACCACTTATGTAACTCTCAATGCAACCTCTCCATAAACTCTAAGTCTAATAAAAAAGCATGCATGATAAACAACCTAATGTGATAGATTTTGATATTAAACATATTATACAACCTTATACACATGATATTCAACCTAGATTGCAACCACATATGCAATTACAAAAtgtttaaaatttaatatgtaAACATATTATGAAACTCAATGTTGAGCATAAAATGTTTGAATTGTAGGGTTTAGggttaaattaaaaattataaaatcgtTGTACGTTATATTACAGTCTTATAAAAGTTTCTAAAACCCAGTAGGGGATTATTGAACTCTAAATATTAAAAAACTATTAAATTATGGTCCAAGATGAATTATAATTTGGTTCTAAATTTGATTTAAGATTCATCTGAAATTGCTCTTGGTCATATTACTTACATCGAAGATTTTGGTGTATTCAATAGTTAGGTTGTGCATTTTCTAAAACTTATTTCAAACTAGTTCACTAACTTACGGTTGCGACAGTATCATTGAGAGATCTTATGAGCAACTATGAGCAACTAAGCAACTGCATATACAAATCAAATAAATCTCAAATTCAACTAGAAACCTTATCTGCAACTACATTTGtgtaaaattcgtaattttatttttaatttatttattagaaattagatattaatttgtctagataaatattttaaaaattagaatattctgaaaacattttgtgcaaggtagttgatttgtgaaaagatttgttatttgtggaaataagtgtaagaataatttagaaaatcgaaatttttttagtttaggtaattgtgtgtatcaaatattttatttatggaatttacttggagaggttgtaaatctttaggaggaaatattattatttcctagttgagatatagggttttgtatcgttataaatacaccatattcgtattccttgtttttatcattaaaattcgtaggacttctcagcaaaaatcagctgtcttgtaaaattcgtagaaaattcatcgtaagtcagaattcagtgattctggacttttcagaaaggtcttttcgttatcttcagctttcgtgtttcgtgtttttcaagaaaatatcgtttagagggtcaaaaagagtaaattcagatctggtcaggctttgaggtaagtaccttttgacttacttttaaatttccgaaaagatatttcagttctgtttttaatttcatataagatataaaaactttgatttcgaaattataagatataagtatttgtgaattttagaacccagtctctacgttttcgaaccgttcgtaatttacgctatagttccggaactagccttagatacccttagtaggcgcacaagtgtgcaactttagatacctattaagggcgcgtaattattgaactttagatgccgaccactggcaaagtgtggtataaagaataagaataagaattagatgccggctactggcaaagtgtggccgtagatcaagactgtggtatttataagaattatcgtttcgttctgttttattctgctcagatctgttataaaatctgtactgttataaattctgctatgttctgttttaaattctgaattttaaaatataaaactttgggttggatttattttagaaaatgttttacaaaattattattgttttaagaaaaatcgttttatcaaaacacccattgtttttctgtttaaaagttagtcaatttgtacttgctgagctgtgtagctcaccccttttaacatttcaggttcggaatttggagcatattaagattaaggaatgagaactatgtggagatctgtgctgcttcgttttgtgctatttgaattagaataaagattttgtttttagagaataaatttaattatctgttagacaattattatcggatttgtggagctgcgtctctatttttatgattttgattattgcgtttgaccgctgctttgaatttcgtgatctattagaattatcgagtaataatatattttatttttagttttcgatttagaatttaatagtccggaagtgcgggctggtacagttggtatcaagagcaggctgtccttcggagtgtattaggtatgggactagtacattccctaggatgcgatcctttagactatcgtataggtcttagaaaattattttggatttagggcatttatttgtgtgattatttgatatgtttgacttttgtgtttttttgattaTTGACTATAAGTTTAGAATTTGTTTTGTGTGTTCTAGTAAAGATGGATGGAGAAAATCAGAACAACAATGAAAATCAGGGCAATAATGATGAAGGAGGAAACGTCTTTGACCAGCTGGCTGAAACTCTAGCTGTACTTGTGAATCAGCAACCGAAGCCCAACATCGTCTCTCAATTCAAGCGTTTGAACCCGCCAACTTTTGATGGAGCTACAGACCCGGCTATCGTTGAGATGTGGATCcaagagatggaaaaagctttcGGACTTCTGGGGAGCAATGAGGAACAGAAGGTGACCTTAGCTGTGTACCAATTGCAAGGAAGCGCTTACGACTGGTGGCTTATGGAAAAGAGGAAGAATGAGACGACAAATCTTGAAGAAAATCATGAACCGTACACTTGGGCAAAGTTCAAGAAGGCTTTAGAGGACAAGTACTTTCCGAGAACAGTTCGTCTGCAGAAAGAGAGGGACTTCATTCGACTTCAACAAGGTGGAAGAACCGTCATTGAATACGAAGCAGAATTTGCAAAGCTTGCGAAGTACGCGTCGACCCTAGTAGCAGATGAGAGCAGTCGAGCACGAAGATTAGAGGAGGGACTTCGAAGTGACATCAGGAATTCAGTGGCGTCGTTTGAACTTCAGACGTACGAGGCTGTCCTCAACAAGGCGTTAGTGATCGAAAGGGGCTTGGCAGAATCTGAAAAGGCGTCTGGCAGTTGGAATAAGAGGCGGTTCACTCAAACTAGTGGGCAATCTTTTCAAGGGGGACCACTCAAGAAGCCACACGTGTACGATAACATCGGGGGTCAAGGTGATCGAGAGACGTGTACCAGGTGCGGCAAGAATCATCCGGACAAAGTCTGTCGTTGGAATACAGGTGCTTGTTTTCATTGCGGAGAAGTAGGACATAAGATTTCGAATTATCCGCACAATCCGCCACCGCCACCAAGGAAGGAAGCATAACAAGATGGGCAAAGGACGTGTTTTCAGCTGACAGGAAATGACAACTATCGCAATTAAGGTATGATTTCTTTTCTTTAGTgacttatttaatttatttatgttatgtgaatttggggaccaaattcttttaaggagggaagaatgtaaaattcgtaattttatttttaatttatttattagaaattagatattaatttgtctagataaatattttaaaaattagaatattctgaaaacattttgtgcaaggtagttgatttgtgaaaagatttgttatttgtggaaataagtgtaagaataatttagaaaatcgaaatttttttagtttaggtaattgtgtgtatcaaatattttatttatggaatttacttggagaggttgtaaatctttaggaggaaatattattatttcctagttgagatatagggttttgtatcgttataaatacaccatattcgtattccttgtttttatcattaaaattcgtaggactttctcagcaaaaatcagctgtcttataaaattcgtagaaaattcatcgtaagtcagaattcagtgattctggacttttcagaaaggtcttttcgttatcttcagctttcgtgtttcgtgtttttcaagaaaatatcgtttagagggtcaaaaagagtaaattcagatctggtcaggctttgaggtaagtaccttttgacttacttttaaatttccgaaaagatatttcagttctgtttttaatttcatataagatataaaaactttgatttcgaaattataagatataagtatttgtgaattttagaacccagtctctacgtttttcgaaccgttcgtaatttacgctatagttccggaactagccttagatacccttagtaggcgcacaagtgtgcaactttagatacctattaagggcgcgtaattattgaactttagatgccgaccactggcaaagtgtggtataaagaataagaataagaattagatgccggctactggcaaagtgtggccgtagatcaagactgtggtatttataagaattatcgtttcgttctgttttattctgctcagatctgttataaaatctgtactgttataaattctgctctgttctgttttaaattctgaattttaaaatataaaactttgggttggatttattttagaaaatgttttacaaaattattattgttttaagaaaaatcgttttatcaaaacacccattgtttttctgtttaaaagttagtcaatttgtacttgctgagctgtgtagctcaccccttttaacatttcaggttcggaatttggagcatattaagattaaggaatgagaactatgtggagatctgtgctgcttcgttttgtgctatttgaattagaataaagattttgtttttagagaataaatttaattatctgttagacaattattatcggatttgtggagttgcgtctctatttttatgattttgattattgcgtttgaccgctgctttgaatttcgtgatctattagaattatcgagtaataatatattttatttttagttttcgatttagaatttaatagtccggaagtgcgggctgttacaatTTGTAACTCAAATAAATCCAAAATTCAACTACCGGTGCAACTCATATAAATACGAAACTATAAACCCATTATTCAACTACAAATACAACTCAAAGAAATCTCAACCAGATACCTCAATTACATTTGCAACTCAAAGAAATCTCAAATGCAACACATTTCATATTATGTTGTT
This window harbors:
- the LOC141703472 gene encoding uncharacterized protein LOC141703472, whose amino-acid sequence is MDGENQNNNENQGNNDEGGNVFDQLAETLAVLVNQQPKPNIVSQFKRLNPPTFDGATDPAIVEMWIQEMEKAFGLLGSNEEQKVTLAVYQLQGSAYDWWLMEKRKNETTNLEENHEPYTWAKFKKALEDKYFPRTVRLQKERDFIRLQQGGRTVIEYEAEFAKLAKYASTLVADESSRARRLEEGLRSDIRNSVASFELQTYEAVLNKALVIERGLAESEKASGSWNKRRFTQTSGQSFQGGPLKKPHVYDNIGGQGDRETCTRCGKNHPDKVCRWNTGACFHCGEVGHKISNYPHNPPPPPRKEA